Genomic segment of Dromiciops gliroides isolate mDroGli1 chromosome 3, mDroGli1.pri, whole genome shotgun sequence:
GGGCAGGGCTTCCCCAGAGAGCTGCATCTCGGGCTGGCCTGAGCCAGGCAACAGGGTCCCAGGTAGGAGAGGTGAGGCCCTGGAGGGAGTGTGGCGCTGGGGGTggcggagggaggggagggagagcctGACGCTTCTCAGCGCTCAACTAGGGGCCCCAGAAAGACAGATTCCCCCTCCCCTAGGACTTCCTCTTCCTGCTTGTCAGAGCGGCCGGGGACGGGAGACCCATAAGAGCTGGAgacgttcccccccccccccccccatctgcccTTCCAGCCACTATATTtccctggaactcagtttccttacctgtaaatggAAGGAGTTGGAGGAGGCAATCTTTAAAGGTcatctctgttctaagggccctcccagccctgacatcctgtgttctaagggccctcccagctctgacctcctgtgttctaagggccctcccagctctgacctcctgtgttctaagggccctcccagcaatgacctcctgtgttctaagggccctcccagctctgacctcctgtgttctaagggccctcccagctctgacctcctgtgttctaagggccctcccagctctgacctcctgtgttctaagggccctcccagctctgacctcctgtgttctaagggccctcccagctctgacctcctgtgttctaaggacacTTCCAAGCCCTGacctcctgtgttctaagggtcctcccagctttaactttcttctgttctaggggctcttccagctccaaatgcCGTCACCCCTCCTAGGGACTCTGTCCTAATCTGTGTCCTGGGTGGGCTTGGGCTTCTGaccagtctctccctctcttccctacaGGCCTAGGTAGACTGGGCAGCCCTCACGCATGGACTACCGCCCCTCTCTTCACTTCCAGCCTCACCTGGCCAGCTTTTGCTATGGGGACTCTCAGTTGGGGCCCCTGGGGGGCATCCCCGGGGGAGGCACTCAGGGCCTGGAGGAGGCACTCCCCCCTGCCCGCCACCCCATTGCAGTATGCCAGCAGGAAAGCCTCTCCTTTGCTGAGCTTCCAGGCCACTTTGAGCTGGGCCACTGGCCCCTTGAGGTCCCAGCTGCTTCCCGTGGGCTTCTGTGGCCGCTGCCGCTGGGGGCTCAGGACACCAGGGTCCCTGCCAGGAGGCCAGCAGCCTTCGGAGAGGATGCCCTCAGGGAATTCCTAGGAGGACCCCAGAGTCCCCAGCATCCAGAACCCCAGCGTCGCACCAGCCACAGTTTTGAAAAGGAGAAATCTGCCTGTGAGTCCATTTCTTCCCCTGGTCTAGGGCAGATGTCAGGGGAGCAAAGCAGGCCTGCTAGAAAGTAGACAGGAAACCCATTCGAATCACCTTTAACTGTTTCCAGGGAGCTTTTGCATGCATTATTTCATGGGGTCCTCACAGCCCTATGAAGTCAGCAGGGCAtatatcatcatcttcattttacatatagagaactgaggcccagcagaAGGAGGGTCTCAGACACCTGGACTGGTGGGGCCTCTGGGACTGGCTTCCTCCCCCTAGCCTCTTTTACGTGGCTGGTGGTCAATGAGCCTAGTCTCTGCCTCTGGGCATCAGACCACTGCTTCCCTTTGTGCtctgggggaagggaatgagacTGACTCCAGGGGAGGGGAGGTtcctcatttcaatttttttttttttagtgaggcaattggggttaagtgacttgcccagggtcacacagctagtaagtgttaagtgtctgaggccggatttgaactcaggtactcctgactccagggccggtgctctatccactgcaccacctagctgccccttcctcatttcaatttaattctacCAACATTTACCAGAGGCCTGCTAGGTATGCGTCCTACCCTGGCTGCTGAGGGCGGTGTGTGGGGCTTAGGTTCCCCATGGTATCGATTCCCACCCTCTCACTCTACcattgaagaaaccaaggtccagagaggttaaatgatttgcccaaggtcacacaggacaTAAATGGTAGAAGCCTTCTGCTTCTGAAACCACTGGGCCACACTACCTCTGTGACTCGTGTCTCACTGGACCcaaagttccttgagagcagggaatgagctttaaaaaaaaaaaagaaaatggaattttggagggaaaaagcaaagaaacttTGTATGATCCagagagcctagcacagtgccctgtaCGGGCAGGGccttaaaataatgataatatctaattcagcacttactatgtacctggggttgtgctaaatgctttacaattattatttcattcgatacaatgaccctgtgagtacttactattattatccccatcttaaagATAGAGAGAATGGtagagttaaaatcctgcctcagatacttacaagctgtgtgactctgggcaagtcacttactcgctgcctgcctcagtttcttccactgtaaaatgcaGATTAGATTAGCACCTATCTCCTTAAttttgtggatcaaatgagataatattcataaagcgcttagcacagtccgtatataaatgcttcttcccttccccctccccttgcccccaAATGACAAGTGCATTGAGAAGTACAAAGTGTTTGATTGGGACTAGGGTGTCCATAGATAGTTGCCCAGGGCACAGTGTCCAGTGGTGTGCAACAGGGGATTCATTTTAGCAGGGTTTTTATAAGGGCACATACTTTTTATGAGAGGTCTTCCATTCATGGCTTTCTTGGTCTTTTCCTTGTAGTAATTTGGGTCCCACATTACAAGGGCTCAAAGCCGTGGGAGGGCAGTTACTTGTGGGTTAGGGTAGGTGagggtgtgcatgtgtgtgtgtgtgtgtagggggaaggGGGTTTCTATCTTGCCACCCTGTCCTGGGTGTATTGTGGAGACTTcaagtgtctctctctctctctctctctctctctctctctctctctctctctctctctcttttttttggtgaggcaattggggttaagtgactttcccagggtcacacagctagtaagtgtcaagggtctgaggccagatttgaactcagatcctcctgaatccagggccagtgctctatccactgtgccacccagctgtcccctttAAGTTTCTCTTGCCCCAGTGCTCCCTCTGTGCCCTTTGGGAGCCTAAGCTCTGCCCTTGTCCCCAGGGCGGAAGATGCGGGTGTATCAGAGCCAGGAGGCCACGGGGTGCCCCAACACTGAGGATGCTGCTGCTGTCTTCCCTGAGGTCAGGGCCAAGGTCCCTGAGCCACATCCTGCTTTGGAAGTGCCACGGACCCTAGCAATGGCAGTGCCCCCCCGGGCAGGCACCAAAGAGCCAGAGAGGAGACGCTTCTCAGCTTCGGAGTTGATGAGCCGGCTGCAATCTGCCCAGAAAAAAGCCACTCTCTCCCTGCGTCTGGCCAAGGGCCTGAGCAAGGACCGAGGGCTCTGGGCTGCCAGGGAAGGTACCACCTTAGGATAACAGTGCACCTTAAAGATAATTCTGTCCAACTCTGTCATTGTCCAAATTGGGGAAACCAAACCCCAAATAAATTAAGTTACTTATtccaggtcacataggtaatagaattggaagggatcttagaggtcattaacTCCAACCTccttcatttcacatatgaaccaatgcaaagattaagtgacttggccaaagttatATAGTGTCTCagtagggtttgaacccaggacaGTGGTCACAGAGGTACTCAAAGAAGAAAATCTTTGTATCCCTTCACAGTGAGCAGGGGCCCCCGACTCCAAGCCCGGTGTTCTACCTCGATGAGATTAGTACTGGTATTGTAGAATAGAGGAAAGAGCTCCGGTTCTAGactaagaggacctgggttcaaatcctacctttgatgcTTATCTTGTCCTTTCTTTGGACcttggtttctttgtctgtaaaattaagggattggacCAAAtacatggtctctgaggtcccctccagctctgggTCTGTCTCTGGTCCTGAGTTATTTTGCTTCTTTGGTCCTTAACTTCCttacttttaaaatgaggggggtcTCAGCAGATGGTGTCTGGGGACCCTCCTGGCTCCAGGATCTTCCTCTAGATGCTGCTTCTGCCATTCTTAGCATTTCCCATGGGTCTCATTGTCCCTGCCCTGGGCCATTGGGAAAAGGTGAAAGTCCCTACTGCCTGACACTGCTCCCCAACTTCCCTCAATATCAAATACCCAGTCTTGGAAGCACCTCGCTCTATGAGGCAGGGCTGAGCTCAGACTCTGCGTTACTGCTACTCAGCCCTGCTTGCTTCAGTGTGGGGTGGATGGGATGTAAACATCTGTAAGCCCTCAGAAGAGGGAAGGGTGGGCTCTGGTGTCCTTCTGAGCCTCAGGTCTCACCCAATACAGGGAGAGCCCCTGAGAAGGAGCCAAGCTGCTCGGAGACCAGGGTCAACAGCCTTGAGCCCCCAGCTGTCACTAGTCCTAACGAGAGGGAGGACAGCTGGCCCGGTCCCAGGTAATTCCTCCCTACTGATGTCTGGACCTCCCAAGCAACACTGAAGGACGTGCAGGGAGAGGGTAGATAACCTGATGTCCATATTCTGCCCCCCCAGGCCTTACCCACTAGAGGAACCGGCCCCCAAAGCTTGGGCACCTCATGAGCGGCGCCAGTCACGTTTCCTCCTTAATTGTAAGTAGAGGAACTACTGTCTCTGAGCTGGCCTGggcaagagagaggaagggatagagctggaagagataggcaggaaggaggaggagattaAGGGCACCAGAAAGTGAGGGTGCGGGGAAGGGCCTGGGAAGGGAGACACAAGAACAAGGAACAATGGAATCTGGActgggaccttagaacacaggatgtcagagctgggagggcccttagaacacagaatgtcagagctgggagggcccttagaacccagagtgccagagctgggaaggcccttagaacacaggatgtcagagctgggagggcccttagaacacaggatgtcagagctgggagggcccttagaacagagaatgtcagaggtaggaggggccttagaacccagaatgccaGAGCAGGAAGGGGCCTTAGGACACAGAACGTTAGGACATGGAGCCTCCAAGTTAATCTTCAtggggcaggaagacctggggtctTCAGTGTGGGGCAGCAGAGGGTGGGCAGGCCGGCCTGGGCCTTGGGGCTCCCTCTTGCCCTCCTTCCCCCAGCTGTGCTGTACCAGGAGTATAGTGACGTGGCCAGTGACCGGGAGCTTCAGCGGCAGAAGTTTGAGGAGGACACCTTGGCAGAGGAggctgagggggaggaggagggcccTGGGCCGCCCCGGGCCAACCTGTCCCCCAGCAGCTCCTTCCGAGCCCAGCGCTCAGGCCGAGGCTCCACCTTCTCCCTGTGGCAGGACATCCCCGACGTGCAGAACAGCGGCCTCCTGGCCGTCATTGGCCTTCAGGAATGCAAGCTGCAAGAGGTTCTGGAGGCCCCGGGAGCCTGGGGGTGCAGAGAGGGGACACAGAGGCCCTGAGGGATGGGATCAGATCTCAGAGAGTCACCGGGGAGACCTGCCTTGGGTGGAGTTCCCCAGGGGACCCTGGGAAGGAGGGGGGCCCTCCATGCccagcagggccccccagtgggaGCTGCGCTGATCTTACCTGTGGTCCCAGGAGGAGGCTGAGGGAAAGAGGAAACTGCTCATCCCTGCacccctcccctgtccctctcCAGGCTAAGTTTGAGCTGATCACGTCAGAGGCCTCCTACATCCACAGTCTCTCTGTGGCTGTGGGCCACTTCATGGGCTCTGCTGAGCTGGCTGAGTGTCTGGGGGCCCAAGAGAAGCAGTGGCTGTTCTCCAAGCTGCCTGAGGTCAAGGCCACCAGTGAGAGGTGAGGGGGACTCTGACCTGCCCTGTGCCACGGAGGGCGTGGTGTGAAGGCCAAAATGCTGGGTTTGCAGTCAGAGCATCTGGGTCGGGATCCTTGATCTGCTATTATCcaatgaccttggacatgtcactttccttctctgaccTCTGTGACTCCTGCTCTGTCAGAtatgggggttggactagaaggtcTCTATGGTCTCTGCCGCCTCTAACATTCtttgttccaagggccctcccagctctgacattctgggttctaaggcccctcccagctctgacatcctgtgttctaagcgccctcccagctctgacattctgggttctaagggccctcccagctctaatagTCTATGTTCTGAGCCAAATGGGATCCCATGATCCTGGGATTGGGATGCTCTGCCTTCTGGGAATTGGCCAAAGGACTTGTAGGGCACATGTGTGGGTGCAGAGGCTCACACCTCTGCTTTCTATCCCAGGCGTGCCCCCTGTTTCTTTGCCTTCAGGGTATCCCCAGGGCAGGGCTTTGGATCTTAGGAGATAAGAACTGGGGCTAGGGAACAGGGGAGGTGGTAGAAGCAGAGATCAGGCCACCGTCTTTCCCTGGGCTGGGGTGGGGCAACAAGAGGGATGCCAGGCCCCAGGGCAGGATGCCAGGGGCAcagtccccttcccttctccaggccaAGCTCCCCCCTGTGCCCACTGAATCCTCTCTCCagccccttcccccagccccatcTCTCTTGGCACCCACAGGTTTCTGCAAGAGCTGGAGCAGCGTCTGGAGGAGGATATACTTCgcttttgtgtgtgtgacatCGTCCTGCGTCACTGCCCCGCCTTCCGGCGAGTCTATCTGCCTTATGTCACCAATCAGGCCTACCAAGAACGCACCTACCAGCGACTGCTGTACGGGGCAGGGGCACTCACGGGTGCTGGGGGCGGGCAGGGAATGGCTGGGAACTCGGGCCCCTCAGAGGCCAGGAGAGGCCGGCAGGGATGCACAGGGGGTGATGGGTGATTTGGGCAAAGACCTGGTCTTGAACTTCATCTGGGGTGGGCATAGAGAATGGCCTAGAGCCAAAGTAGAGGCCCTTCTCTTTGCCTCCCTTGCTCTGAGcccatgtgaaatatctcccACTCTGGGGCTCAGGGAGGAGAAAGCCCTGGAGGGGGAGGAGAACACAGAGTCACCTGCaggtgattaataataataataataataataataataataataataataataataataatatagcaagGATGGGCCAGTCTGAAGCATGTGCAGATGACAGGCAGCACTGTCTTAGGGGCAGAATGCCATATCTGGGGttgggaaggcctgggttcaaatcctacctcagatgcttGCTGACTCTGTGATCCCCAGCAAGTCCTTTACCCCTGTtgtgcctcagttgcctcctttgtaaagtgagagggtcGTACATGATACTTTCAGTCCAGGTCACCACGGCCAAGCTTGGGCGAGGGGTGTCTGTTTCTGGCCACGTGTGACTGATGGGACTCTTGCTGTTGATGGTGACGATGAAGAAGTTGTCTAATTGTGGAGCCCCATTAGCTAAGAGCTCCCACTCATGGTCATAGGTCAACAGCAGCTGACCATTGAGGTGGTGGCCATcagaataataacagctaacatttatatagagaagactatgtgccaggcactatgtgcTAGTAACTTTCCAATTAATTATCTCATtggatactcacaacaacctttcaaggtgggtgctattattattattattatttattatttattttttgcagggcaatgagggttaagtgacttgcccagggtcactcagctagttaagtgtcaagtgtctgaggtcagatttgaactcaggtcctcctgaatccagggccagtgctctatccactgcatcacctagctgcccccggtgggtgctattattatccccattctatagatgaagaaactgaggcaaactagttaagtgacttgcccaaggtcacataactagtaagtgttgaacttggtcttcctgactccaagtgcaggaTTCGATGATCCCACCTAGTTGATGCCATCTATCAAAAGCAGATAGTTAAGTAGAAGCAATGTGAGATgcatcctgcctcagtcactcaCTGCTGGGTAACCATAGCATCTTATTTAGTCTCACTGATCCTCAGtcttcttctctgtaaaatggggtggtaccacctgccttccctccctcctgggcCTACTAGAGACAGTGCTGTGTAAATAATGAATCCCCAAATGAATGTGAGCTTATGTTCTCCACCCTGTACACTCCCAAGTACAAGAAGacatagctgggggcagctaggtggcgaagtagataaagcgctggtcaggaggacccgagttcaaatccagcctcagacacttgacacttattagctgtgtgatactgggcaagtcacttaaccctcattgccctgaaaaaaaaaaagacagtccctgcccttaaagggCTTAGAGTCTAGCAGGTCAAATAGGACATAAACATAAATAATTGAGCATTTATCATCTGTTTATTGTGTGCCAAGCATGACACTGGGCACCGGGGAGACAAAGAGGTGAGATgactcctgccctcagggagcttatattctaataatagGAGACGTGGCTTCTAGTCTTGgttttgctgtgtgaccctatctAGGGAACGGTGGCCAGGAAAGGGAATTTCTGCCTGGGGAAGCTCAGGGACAGTGAGCAGAGCCCCTGGGCAGTCCACAGGGATGCCCTtgccagagctggaaaggatcggGGAGGGGGAGGCTCTCGGCAACATGGCAGGTGGCCCGAGACGTCTGCGGTGGTTGGATGTGAAGCCCAGCCTTCAGTCAAGCTGGAGATGGTGCTTTGGGCAAGTTCTCACTCATTCACTTTCCAAACAAGCTTAGCTCCAGGGCAGAGTTCCCAGAGTAACTCACCCAGAGAGGGAGGCTCAGGCTCTGGTCCAGATGGGGCTATTCCAAATTGGGAGGTGGGGGCAGCAGCAGGGCGAATGGCAAGATGTTCCAAGATGTCCAGGGTACATGGAGATGAATATGGGAAAAGGTCATTAGCAAACACCCGATGTGCTCAAGGCAACTAAGTCAGGAAGATGTTGGGTTTTGGAGGAGACCACAGTGGTTGGGGGTGGTCAAGGAAGATGTCCACTACCTGGTGGATCTTGAGGACTTGTTGAAGCCATCTCCTATAGAGAGGATATGGGAAGGCAACTTAGGGCTTAATGAagatccccaccccccaccaaagagccagaggaggcgaGGGCAGAGACCTTGGGCTGGGAGGAAACCAGGGAGGTGGTATACTAGCAAATAATCCACGAGCATTTATTATGGCCTTTGTGTTACAGGCTGAGTCTAGTGGATGTTGAGTGCCGATGGGCAGTGGTCcattagagaagaaaaggggaggggcaggaggtggGGAAGCCCAATATGGTGGCTGTCTTTGGGTATCTGAAAGATCGTCATGGAAGAGATCAGAGTAGCTTTGTTCCACCTGGCTCCAATGGGCAGAACTGTGAGTGACAAGGATAGTGCCTACTTGTAAGGAACAAGAAACTCCCTAACAGCCAGATTAGAATGGGACTGCCTCTGAACAGGTCCTGGAACTAAAGGTCGTGAGTTCCCTGTCTGGGATTCTTCAAATGGACAATGGAGGACCCATCTGTGAGGGCTGTCATAGTGGGGAATTCTGGGTCATGTATGGGCTGGATGAGGTGGTGCCCTCTTTCCTTCCAGGTTGGATTCTATGATTCGGTGAGAGTATGGGGGTGGTTAGGGGTGACTTgaattccctcccctctctgccctCCAGACTGGAGAACCCCAAGTTTCCCAGCATTCTGGCCCGTCTGGAAGAAGCCCCTGTTTGCCAGCGCCTGCCTCTTACGTCCTTCCTCATCTTGCCCTTCCAGAGAATCACCCGCCTGAAGATGCTAGTGGAGGTATCTGAACCGGGACCCTATGAGTTATGAATGTTCTGCTCTCTTCCTTAAAGCATCCCTCTCTGTCTCCATTGGGGAACCATCAATAGAATGTCAGTTCGTCGAGGGCAGGGGCTGCTTTCCCGTATGTCCCCAGCACCTGGCCCAGGGCCTACCACAGAGTGGGCACTTAGCAAGGGCCTGTTGGATGGGATTGGATCACAAAGCTGTGAGCCAGGCTCAGCAAGGATGGGGATAATTCCATGGGACATCCCAGGGGACTAGAGGGGCCAAAGCAGCTCACAGCATCTGACCTCTAGTCCGGAAAGGCCTGGTCCCATTGCTGTTCTGGATTTCTCTGGGAGGAAGGTGGGAGAAGGTCAAAACATCCGTGGTGTTTCTTCGAATAGTACCTTTCCCATTGCTTACAGAATATTCTGAAGCGGACTGGGCAAGGCTCACGGGGTGAGGACATGGCCACCAAGGCCTTCAATGAACTCAAGAAGGTGAGCTGGGCCCAGTGGCCAAATGGAATGCTAAGCCTAGGAACTATCATCTCTCTGGCTCCCGCAGTCCTCCTCACTGGCACCTCCCCTGATCTGACCCGGTCCGGTCCTTCCCAGAGGAGTtagttatttcttttaatttgttccAGAGAGGGTGAGGTACccatccagagtcacacagcaagtcgaAGCTtagtaaaaaccaaaacacccaGAGGTCCTGACTTCCCAGGAAAAGGCCCTGGAGATGGAGTCTAGATGCTGGTCAAACTCACCCTGGGTTAGGGATAGCAGTCGtcatctccttcttctccttcttcttcttcttctccttcttctccttcttcttcttcttctccttcttcttcttcttcttcttcttcttcttcttcttcttcttctcctccttcttcttctcctccttcttctcctccttcttcttcttcttctc
This window contains:
- the ARHGEF19 gene encoding rho guanine nucleotide exchange factor 19 — translated: MDYRPSLHFQPHLASFCYGDSQLGPLGGIPGGGTQGLEEALPPARHPIAVCQQESLSFAELPGHFELGHWPLEVPAASRGLLWPLPLGAQDTRVPARRPAAFGEDALREFLGGPQSPQHPEPQRRTSHSFEKEKSAWRKMRVYQSQEATGCPNTEDAAAVFPEVRAKVPEPHPALEVPRTLAMAVPPRAGTKEPERRRFSASELMSRLQSAQKKATLSLRLAKGLSKDRGLWAAREGRAPEKEPSCSETRVNSLEPPAVTSPNEREDSWPGPRPYPLEEPAPKAWAPHERRQSRFLLNSVLYQEYSDVASDRELQRQKFEEDTLAEEAEGEEEGPGPPRANLSPSSSFRAQRSGRGSTFSLWQDIPDVQNSGLLAVIGLQECKLQEAKFELITSEASYIHSLSVAVGHFMGSAELAECLGAQEKQWLFSKLPEVKATSERFLQELEQRLEEDILRFCVCDIVLRHCPAFRRVYLPYVTNQAYQERTYQRLLLENPKFPSILARLEEAPVCQRLPLTSFLILPFQRITRLKMLVENILKRTGQGSRGEDMATKAFNELKKLVQECNASVQSMKRTEELIHLNKKIHFESKIFPLISQSRWLVRHGELVELAPPATPTASATKPKVSSKAIYLHVFNDCLLLSRRKEMGKFAVFLYARMPEIQVMDLSSRLQGIPGQVFLLQFLHSEQPKHQLLLRAQTESEKQRWISAMCPSSAQEDKEALSENEDLPQVQCIRAYKALEPDELTLEKADILAVRTRTSDGWLEGIRLADGERGWVPQAYVDEITSRSARLRNIRETRRIESATNKLQETAA